Proteins encoded by one window of Fusarium graminearum PH-1 chromosome 1, whole genome shotgun sequence:
- a CDS encoding eukaryotic translation initiation factor 3 subunit 7: MTDSLDYINICESCPAGDGWGPSVTSETTLNGVPYAPFSKGDKLGRMADWTAEGKDRDRGGRAQYNRNFRDQQVYGSSHAITFNAPPAEDESTFSVVSNVRDSTKSRYGRGAVFTRGRGQRGGQAGARGGRTTLQRGGANAGGRQGYDRGGRNNAGRGGRRFGWKDYDKPARNRDASINVKAEWKLLEEIDFNRLAKLNLDTDEGEDIDDYGFLYPYDRSYDKQPVKGAEKKLTPIDRAAYNVTTSSDPVIQELAEKDEATIFATDSILSMLMCSPRSVYPWDIVISRQGNKIFLDKRDNAALDMVTVNENAADAPLDAADGSKDTINQPNALAEEATYINHNFTNQVVVENESAKVNMAHGNPFYNSSEDTDPPASKAYKYRRFDLSTNEEEPVHLIVRTEVDAVQKNAISGEDQHISIHALNEFDSKAQGSGGALDWRSKLVTQRGAVVATEMKNNSCKLARWTVQSILASADVMKLGFVSRVTPRSNDKHVVLGVIGWKPRDFANQMNLSLNNGWGIVRTIADMILSSSTQDAKFVLVKDPNKSILRLYEVPTGSFDDDDEEEVEEPQGEEEQ; encoded by the exons ATGACGGACTCCCTCGATTACATCAATATTTGTGAGAGCTGCCCCGCCGGCGACGGCTGGGGTCCCTCAGTCACTTCAGAGACTACCCTCAACGGCGTGCCCTATGCGCCCTTCTCCAAGGGAGACAAGCTGGGACGCATGGCCGACTGGACCGCTGAGGGCAAGGACAGAGATCGTGGTGGACGGGCACAGTACAACAGAAACTTCCGAG ACCAACAAGTCTACGGCTCCAGCCACGCCATCACCTTCAACGCACCTCCCGCCGAGGACGAGTCCACCTTCTCCGTCGTTAGCAACGTACGAGAttcgacaaagtcaagatacGGTCGCGGCGCCGTCTTTACCCGTGGCCGTGGCCAGCGTGGAGGTCAGGCCGGTGCCCGAGGTGGACGAACCACACTCCAGAGGGGCGGTGCCAACGCTGGTGGCCGACAGGGCTACGACCGAGGCGGCCGCAACAACGCTGGCCGTGGAGGTCGTCGCTTCGGCTGGAAGGACTATGACAAGCCTGCTCGCAACCGTGATGCTagcatcaacgtcaaggctGAGTGGAAGTTGCTCGAGGAGATCGACTTCAACCGCTTGGCTAAGCTGAACCTCGACACCGACGAGGGTGAGGACATCGACGACTACGGCTTCCTGTACCCCTATGACCGCTCTTACGACAAGCAGCCCGTCAAGGgtgccgagaagaagctcaccCCTATCGACCGCGCTGCATACAATGTCACCACCTCATCCGATCCCGTTATCCAGgagcttgctgagaaggacgaggCCACCATCTTCGCTACCGACAGCATTCTTTCCATGCTCATGTGCTCTCCTCGATCCGTCTATCCCTGGGATATTGTCATCTCTCGACAGGGCAACAAGATCTTCCTTGACAAGCGTGACAACGCTGCTCTTGACATGGTGACAGTTAACGAGAACGCTGCCGACGCTCCTCTCGATGCTGCTGATGGCAGCAAGGACACCATCAACCAGCCTAACGCCCTCGCCGAGGAGGCCACatacatcaaccacaacttcaccaaccaagtcgttgttgagaacgAATCCGCAAAGGTCAACATGGCCCACGGCAACCCCTTCTACAACTCGTCCGAGGATACCGACCCCCCTGCCAGCAAGGCCTACAAGTACCGACGTTTCGACCTGTCtaccaacgaggaggagcCTGTCCACCTCATCGTCCGTACGGAAGTTGATGCTGTCCAGAAGAACGCTATCAGCGGCGAGGACCAGCACATCAGTATCCACGCCCTCAACGAGTTCGATAGCAAGGCTCAAGGAAGTGGTGGTGCTCTTGACTGGCGAAGCAAGCTCGTTACTCAGCGTGGTGCCGTTGTTGCTaccgagatgaagaacaacagctGCAAGCTTGCCCGATGGACAGTGCAGAGCATCCTCGCCAGCGCTGATGTCATGAAGCTTGG TTTCGTTTCCCGTGTGACACCCCGCTCCAATGATAAGCACGTGGTCTTGGGCGTTATCGGCTGGAAGCCTCGTGATTTCGCCAACCAGATGAACTTGTCCCTTAACAACGGTTGGGGTATCGTTCGCACTATTGCCGACATgatcctcagcagcagcacccaGGACGCCAAGTTCGTCCTTGTTAAGGACCCCAACAAGTCCATTCTTCGATTGTACGAGGTGCCCACAGGCAGCttcgatgatgatgacgaggaagaggttgaggagcCCCAGGGCGAGGAGGAGCAATAA